The stretch of DNA TGCTTCCGTACATTCTCTATAGAGCCTAACATTGTTCTAAATAAACTGGAATTGGCATTAAATCTTGATGATGAAGAAGACTGCAAACATCTGAGCACTCTACTACAATACAATACTCAGAAATGCGATAGCAAAAAGTTAATAGCATTCTACAACAAATTGGTCAAGTTTGGAGGGCCATCAGAATATACTTCAATATTAAAAAATATTCTTAACGACAGTCCTTCTTTTGTATGTGAAGAACTAAAGAAGAATATTATCTTACAGTTAAAGGATAATGAAGTATACCATATAGGAGTTAATTATGAGGTGAGAGAACTTTACGAAGAACTTCTTGAAAAGTATTATGATTTGGGTATAAAGTTATTAGTAGAGATACTAACCATAATCTATAAATCAACTCATTACAATATCGATAATGCAGAAATATATTATTCAACAGCATTCGATTACTTTCAGAGGGGAGAAGATAACATTCTTAACTCTAACTTTTCTCAAGAAGCTGCAAACATTCTTATCGACAATTTCCTAAAAACGATTGATACTGAGCAAACTAAGCGGTACATTGAAACTTTTAGCAAAAGCAAGTATGAAGGCTTTGTTTTCATTGCTTTATATCTTTACACCTCACACCCAGAATGCTTTAAAGATGATGTTTATAAGATCATAACAAATCGTCAAGTTTTGGCAAATGCGCCTGCGTGGGTAGAATACCAAGCTGTAGAAGCTCTAAGAGTTACATTTCCTTTAATGAGTATTGAACAAAAAAGAACCATTGTAGAAAGAATACTTGCTATCAACGACAAGGGAGAATATAGACTAATGAGAGAGTCTACTGAGATAAGACTAAAATATGGAGTTCCACCTCTTCGTATAGATTCTCACAAAGGAAAAGCATTGCATGTTATACCGAAAGAAGAACTTAGAGACATATCATGGAAAGCTTACCAAGAACGCCAACGAATTGAACGTAAATTCAATAAGAATCTTCTTAGAAATGAAAAACCATCCAGAACGTCATCTTTTTTTGGTTGGCCATCTCTTAAACAAGAGCAAGGAGTTAGAATGAGCAATAAAGACTGGCTCAACTCAATGCTTAAATATACTAATAATCCTTTTGAATGGGAAAAGCCTTCGTTTACAGGACAATGCCAGTTATTTCGTAACGTGGTGGGGCAGGAGCCTGAAAAATATCTGGACTTGATAAAGCAGACAATTAAGAACGAAGAGATTTCTTTAGCCTATCCATTAGCAGGATTGGAGGGACTTTTAGATGCAAAAAAAATAAACGATGCAATGGATATCCTAAAAGATATTCTCAATGTAATCAACAATGACATCAACACAACCGAAAGAGGATTCTCTATCCATTCCCTCCTAATAGCACTAAATGATGTCATTAACAATGAAGACGTGCCAGAACTTGTTTTCGATTTACTATGTAATACTGTAATTAATGCTAAGGAACCAGAAGAAGATAAATATCAAGACGCTAAGGATATATATAACATAGGTATTAACCAGCCAAGAGGTAAAGCAGGATACATGTTAGTAGGCTTAGCTTATAACAAGAAATATAAAGAAGATATTTTTCAAACTATAGAAAAGATAGCAGAAACAGCATCAGTGTATACACGAGCAGCTATTCTTCTGGATTTAGCAAAGTTAAACTGGTTAGATCAAAATAGAAATTTAGATCTATTTAAGAAATTGTTGCATGATTATAATCCAAGACTGATGGCACTACCTGTACATAACTACAACCCATTAGTTTATTTTGTCAATTATGCCATTGATGATTTGATAGATTTCTTTCAGCATACTTTAGATTATCCAGAATGCTATAAAGAGCAAGTTATCATTTTATGGTTAGGATGGCTACATAATCATAAAGACGAACGGTTAAAGAAATTCATTGACCAAATGTGCAATAAGAGTGAAGATGCAAGACTATCACTTCTACAATTCTTAAGTAGACTAAAAGACAATATAAACCAGGAAGCCGTTGATTATATTTTGGATTTAATGGATTCTCGTTTTGAAACAAAAGAAATGGGAGAGGCTTACGATAATTTGTTCTGTCATATCAAGAATTGGTCTATTACGTTTCAATATCAAATTGCAGAAGCCTTTGCAGCATCTCCATTAAGCAAGTATCAAATAAGAAATTTCATTAAATTCTTAGGCAGCTTTGCTGTCAATTATCCTGAGCAGACTCTTGAATGGATATCAAAGATAATAGAAAAAGATACACCAGATGATGTATTTACATGGAATAACATCGTTGAAGTTGTTATCCAGTCGTATAATGGTATCAAAACATTCTATAATAATAGCAACCAACAGATATTAGAGTTTGCTATGGATTTAATAGATACTATTATGCAAAGCGAAAGTAATAAAACACTCATTACCAACTTTATAAACAAACTTGATAATGAATAAGGAGTATCAATTAGGACAATTACGAAAGGTAATAGAAAGCCCAGATACCTTGTCTGGTCTGTATCTAATTGATACAGTTTTAGACGATAACGAGATAGAAAAGCATATAAAGGGATTAAATAACTGTGCTTATCTAAAATTACCTCTGCTTCCACCTAAAGATAGTTCAGTCTTTGAAATGTTTGTGATTGGGTTAAGCTATAAATTCGACAATCAAACATTAGCAGAAATGGTGAAGTTGTTATTATCAGATGCTACACAAAAAAGAGATAATGTCCTGTTAACTATTCTGTTAGATATAATGAGAAATCACATAGAGAGAAGGACTATTCTTCATCTTGAGGGTGAAAAAGATTTATCCTCATTTATACATGAGGACCTTTGTAAACTTAAAACATCTTTAGATTATAGTTCACACCCTATCATTATAATTAATAAACCAAAGCATGCTATAGGAATTAAAAAAGACCCGAATATAAACATAATAACATTTCAAGAGAACAATTTTATGGAAAAAAGAACTGAGAAAGTGCATATATCATATAAACATGATACTGCATATGAAGCTGATATCCTTGCAATTAAAACAGGACTTCAAGAGAACAATATTCCATATTCTATAGATGAATACGACATTTTATATCGCGACAATATTGATGACTACGAGAAAGAAATTGGCAGTTCAGACATTGTCATTATGTTTGTAATACCTAATTATTTAACATCTTTAGAATGTATGTTTGAAATGACGCAAATATTTAAAAATGGCAATATAAAAACAAGGGTATTTCCTGTTGTTGATATGGGAAAGATTAAACGAAATGGAGATGGCTTAATAAAGATAAAAGATTATTGGAGCAAAGAAAAAATAAAAAAATCTGAGCAAATAAAGACAGAACCAGGTGGCTCAAGCTTTCTTATAAAAGAAATACAAAAAATAGATGATATCCTTAAAACAATGGATGACTTATGGACGTTCTTGTGTCGTGAAAACTCTGGTAGCTACCATAAACTTATAGATAATAATGCAAAACAATTAATGGAGGAAATAAAAAAATACTTATGTCTTAAATTGGCACCAGATACTGAGAACTTCACGCCTACAACCGCAACAAAGCCTACAGGAACCCGAGTTATCACTCAGAATGGTGAAAAATCTTTATATATAGAAAATAATAATGGAAATATTACTATAAGCTAAAAAGAGGTTCTTCCGTTAAATACTTGGACACTTTTCTGAGAAGATAGGAAAACAGAACGACATATAAAAGACAGATAAGATGCCGACAAGAAAATAAAAGATGTTAGGAAACAAAACGGGTACGTCATCTGAACTGTGTCATTGGCTTCATTTCTTTAGGAGCATGAGGAATGCTGATGGGCAAACCGGAGCAGTCTTTCTCTTGGTAAAATCAGGCTGGGCTCGATGCCCAGCCTGATTTTTAATTTGCTGGTGGTATAAACCATCGCATCTTCTCTTGGTGTTGCAAAGATACGACAGTATTTTTGAACTGCCTAATTTCCGGATGCCTAACTTCATGAACCTATAATAATTGGAAGCGGTCGCCAAACTTTATAGCGAACTGTTGGGCTGTCTGGCCCCAGTTTCGCAATGGCTGAGTCCATTTCTTTTTGATGTTACGATAGGCAAGATATACGAGTTTGAAGAGAGCTTCGTCAGTTGGGAAAACTCCCTTTGTCTTTGTTACCTTACGTATCTGACGATGATAACCTTCTACAATGTTGGTAGTATACATGATACGTCTGATAGGTTCCGTATAGTCAAAATAGTGTGAGAGGTTATCCCACTTGTCACGCCACGACTTGATGACGATAGGATATTGCTTACCCCACTTTTTCTCCAAATTATCGAGTTCTATCTCTGCTTTCTCCTTAGTTTGTGCAGCATAAACCATCTTCAAATCCTTTAGGAACTCCTTCTGATTCTTGCTGGCGACATACTTCACTGAGTTACGGATTTGATGTACAATACATAGCTGTACATCCGTCTTAGGAAATACGCTCTGGATGGCATCTGGGAAGCCCGTAAGGCCATCTACACAAGCTATAAGAATGTCTTTGACACCTCTGTTTTGAAGGTCTGTAAGTACGCTGAGCCAGAAGTTAGCGCCCTCGCTATGAGATACATACATACCCAGAAGATCTTTATGTCCTTCCTTGTCAACACCAATGACATTATATATTGCACGAGATGTTGTAGCACCCGTGTCGTCATGTGCCTTGTAATGGATAGCATCCATCCAAACTATCGGATAGACTTCTTCCAAAGAGCGTGTGCGCCAGGCTTTTATCTCAGGCCAGACCTTGTCCGTAATGTTACTTATTGTCTCTTTGGATATCTTGGTACCATAGTTCTCTTCAAGGAACTTACTTATGTCAGACATGCTCTGACCTGTAGCATAAAGACTGATAATCTTATCGGACAAACCTTCTGCTAATATCGTCTGTCGTTTTTTGATAATCTCAGGGGTAAAACTCCCTTCTCTGTCACGTGGAGTATCTATTTCTACAGGACCATACTCTGTTTGAACCTCCTTGGACATCTTGCCGTTACGGCGATTAATCTTTGTGGATGTCTTAGTGTTATAAAGGTGAGAGTCCATCTCACACTCGAGAGCTGAATTGAGGAAATCTTCCAATACACGATGGAATGCACCATCCTTACCAAACAAAGGAGTACCTTGTTTGAACTGTTCTTTTGCCTGAGACAACATCTCGGCGTACTCGTCTTGTGTCATTTGCTAAATCTAAGTATGCTGATATAACAGCGGTTATATGAGTTTATTGTGTTAGCCGTTGACACAGTTGATATGACATCGTCAACAAAACAAAAAGTATGAATTTAGTCCATTGTGGCCTAATGACTGATTTGGGTTTAATTATTCATCATCTAAAGTTTCTGTAGAGAAAAAGAAAAAGGTTTCCCAAACCCTTCCCTTCGGAACTGCAATCCGACGCGGTATTTGAGAAACCTTTCCTATTTCTGTTGCAAAGATACAACTTATCCAGCTAAAAACAAAAAGGAGTTAGGAAAAATTACCCAACTCCTTTTCTATTTTTATCAAGCAAATAAGCTGTCGGCATTGTTTTTATCACTTCATAACCTTATCATATAATGTTTTATAATCCTTAGCCACACCATAGACCACATTGCCACTGGTGCTAATAGCCTCAAAGTGGCGGGCGGCACATTCAAGTTTAGCATCTTCAGCACCACGGAGTTGCGAGCGTTGCCACTCGTTACCTTTCGTCTCAGCAATGAAGTAGATATGCTTTACCGTACCCTCGTTGAACGCAATCGCCCAGTCTGGGTTATAATGTCCCATTGGCGTATTGATATAGAAACCACGTGGCAGCTTGGTATATACAGCCACGTCCGTCTCCTCTTCTAATGATTCTGCAAAGTGCTTCTCTACGCCCTCACTATCAACCACCACAAGGTCGTACAACGATTTAGTACTTTCTATGGCATTGACACCAATCTTTCCGCGCACGGTGTTCTCGGTAAAGATATCCACAGCGTATGTATTATTGGTACGCTCATAACAGATTTTCTGTACCACTGCCATCGCCTTCTCGTCGTTGATGATGTTACCAACCTTACGGATGAACTCCTCTGGATTCTGCTTAAACTGAAGGAAGGTGGCGTGCTTAATACCTTTCAGGATCGCCACGATAGTCTTACGCATCAGTCCGGTGTCAGCCACCAGCCTACCCACTAAATCGTAAGCCACACCTGAGCCTACCGTCTCACGCACGTGGAAGGTGTCAACCTTCTCTCGTGCCATCGCCATACCAGCCTCCAGTGTTTCCTTATCCGGTATCTCATCCATTCCTCCCGATTCCACGACAAGACGAATCTCTGTCACACTCAGGTTTTTATCTATTGCCGTTACCGCCTTTTGGATAAGCTCCGCACGCTCAAAATCAACCTTATAGTAGGTCTTCACATTGATACGTCTCCACAACTCCTGGAATTGTTTCTTCTTGAAGATTTCTTCTTGGAAGTTGGCCTCCTTCGGTTTGCGTCCATCATCTATCCTGATGGTTTGAGGATTGAAGACGCTGTCTAAGGTCTGAATGATTCCAGCTTTAACAGGCTCGAATTGTTCACCAAAGTTGACTGTGTCAGTCGCTTTTGCCTCGAAATAGGTATCGGTCAGCTTACCATCATCATCAACATAATCGCGCTTGATGAGTTGATGATAGATTTTCCTACCGTCATCAACCGTCATCTTTATCTTTCCTCCCTCGGCTGTCTCATAGACATTATCCACAAAGAGGTTTGCAGTGATCACCACTGGGCGGTCGCTGACCACTTCAGCTATTTCGTGTTGCAGCTGCTTAGAGAAGTTCTCATAACTCTCACTGGCAATCACAGTTAATATATTGGTGTCAAACACCGAATCACCGAGAATGTCAGCGTCTTGGCGTTCGCCATACTTATTCACACAGAGACGCATACCACGTCCCACCTCCTGACGCTTACCAATCTCATTTGCGGTATTCTTCAACGTACAGATCTGAAAGACATTCGGGTTGTCCCATCCTTCACGCAGCGCCGAGTGAGAGAAGATGAAACGTGTAGGCTCGTCAAAGCTCAACAGTCGTTCCTTATCCTTCATTATCAGGTCGTAGGCACTCTCATCGCTACTACCACTCTCGCCACGTTTCACTTTTGAGTCAACAAACTTGCCCTTCTTGTCCTGAGAGAAATAACCATTGTGTACCTGTTCTGCCGTGAAGCGTGACAGATAGCGTGCATAAGCCTCAT from Prevotella scopos JCM 17725 encodes:
- a CDS encoding NACHT domain-containing protein, giving the protein MQTKNVNQFGKNSIFIEKNNGNVYITERYVEETTSAFHQGSYELREYNPTIEPAIPREEVNQILEWIEKDASTNNPMRLGLLYGKAGIGKSIVMHELLKKLHTINDYLVLGLKSDQIEFLDTDELSKKIHLGNPLEIVLKEMAKKYKRVVVLIDQIDALSLSLSSNRTPLRSLLKMIHQIQGIPHIRVVISCRPYDLKYDPELEKERIKKQWELKELSKEQVQETIQANQCKERLSDNLLCFLGNPLNLYLFLKVRQYEQLTDPLSTNMLYHQLWRKYINDDSIRKVDKNTLLSLFDSLVDTMYERQELSVHIRTFETQYNAELNYLFTNGLLIQTQTGLIQFFHQTLFDYVYARRFIEKGHNLLEVLKTQHQGLFTRASVKSILTFLREQDIQQYINTIEGLLYTKNENGKDTYRFHLKALALSNIPFFEKPLQEELRLIRQIYTDKKYMNIIFESVYTPNWFNAIWGIVDSMGGWINLNTEYKQKAMVMCFRTFSIEPNIVLNKLELALNLDDEEDCKHLSTLLQYNTQKCDSKKLIAFYNKLVKFGGPSEYTSILKNILNDSPSFVCEELKKNIILQLKDNEVYHIGVNYEVRELYEELLEKYYDLGIKLLVEILTIIYKSTHYNIDNAEIYYSTAFDYFQRGEDNILNSNFSQEAANILIDNFLKTIDTEQTKRYIETFSKSKYEGFVFIALYLYTSHPECFKDDVYKIITNRQVLANAPAWVEYQAVEALRVTFPLMSIEQKRTIVERILAINDKGEYRLMRESTEIRLKYGVPPLRIDSHKGKALHVIPKEELRDISWKAYQERQRIERKFNKNLLRNEKPSRTSSFFGWPSLKQEQGVRMSNKDWLNSMLKYTNNPFEWEKPSFTGQCQLFRNVVGQEPEKYLDLIKQTIKNEEISLAYPLAGLEGLLDAKKINDAMDILKDILNVINNDINTTERGFSIHSLLIALNDVINNEDVPELVFDLLCNTVINAKEPEEDKYQDAKDIYNIGINQPRGKAGYMLVGLAYNKKYKEDIFQTIEKIAETASVYTRAAILLDLAKLNWLDQNRNLDLFKKLLHDYNPRLMALPVHNYNPLVYFVNYAIDDLIDFFQHTLDYPECYKEQVIILWLGWLHNHKDERLKKFIDQMCNKSEDARLSLLQFLSRLKDNINQEAVDYILDLMDSRFETKEMGEAYDNLFCHIKNWSITFQYQIAEAFAASPLSKYQIRNFIKFLGSFAVNYPEQTLEWISKIIEKDTPDDVFTWNNIVEVVIQSYNGIKTFYNNSNQQILEFAMDLIDTIMQSESNKTLITNFINKLDNE
- a CDS encoding toll/interleukin-1 receptor domain-containing protein; protein product: MNKEYQLGQLRKVIESPDTLSGLYLIDTVLDDNEIEKHIKGLNNCAYLKLPLLPPKDSSVFEMFVIGLSYKFDNQTLAEMVKLLLSDATQKRDNVLLTILLDIMRNHIERRTILHLEGEKDLSSFIHEDLCKLKTSLDYSSHPIIIINKPKHAIGIKKDPNINIITFQENNFMEKRTEKVHISYKHDTAYEADILAIKTGLQENNIPYSIDEYDILYRDNIDDYEKEIGSSDIVIMFVIPNYLTSLECMFEMTQIFKNGNIKTRVFPVVDMGKIKRNGDGLIKIKDYWSKEKIKKSEQIKTEPGGSSFLIKEIQKIDDILKTMDDLWTFLCRENSGSYHKLIDNNAKQLMEEIKKYLCLKLAPDTENFTPTTATKPTGTRVITQNGEKSLYIENNNGNITIS
- a CDS encoding IS256 family transposase; the protein is MLSQAKEQFKQGTPLFGKDGAFHRVLEDFLNSALECEMDSHLYNTKTSTKINRRNGKMSKEVQTEYGPVEIDTPRDREGSFTPEIIKKRQTILAEGLSDKIISLYATGQSMSDISKFLEENYGTKISKETISNITDKVWPEIKAWRTRSLEEVYPIVWMDAIHYKAHDDTGATTSRAIYNVIGVDKEGHKDLLGMYVSHSEGANFWLSVLTDLQNRGVKDILIACVDGLTGFPDAIQSVFPKTDVQLCIVHQIRNSVKYVASKNQKEFLKDLKMVYAAQTKEKAEIELDNLEKKWGKQYPIVIKSWRDKWDNLSHYFDYTEPIRRIMYTTNIVEGYHRQIRKVTKTKGVFPTDEALFKLVYLAYRNIKKKWTQPLRNWGQTAQQFAIKFGDRFQLL
- a CDS encoding type III restriction-modification system endonuclease encodes the protein MKIRYKHQGFQAEAARNVVRAFGGQPFYDSANFIMDWGTQKQLFDAGFGNAPLKLSRSDIKANVRAIQMEQGLKPVDHLQGEGVNLTIEMETGTGKTYTYIKTMFELNKHYGWSKFIIVVPSVAIREGVYKSFETMQDHFANEYGKRMQYFVYNSKQLTKIDSFASDNNLHAMIINTQAFNASLNEDKAGSNKDARIIFSKRDEFGSRRPIDILAQTHPVMIVDEPQSVLGANVNNATRRGIKLFNPLALLHYSATHREVLNMVYRLDAIDAYNKKLVKKIEVKGIRQVGSTATNSFLYLDEVVVSKGKNPQARITFESVGNTGNVRQITRLVGEGFDLYAQSGQMAEYRDNYVVERIDGRAGSLKLLNGVTLYEGDSQGEITEDTIRRIQIRETIKTHLERERQLFSKGIKVLSLFFIDHVENYRTYDQHNDGKGKFAEMFEEEYHRMVQELMPTFGDEAYARYLSRFTAEQVHNGYFSQDKKGKFVDSKVKRGESGSSDESAYDLIMKDKERLLSFDEPTRFIFSHSALREGWDNPNVFQICTLKNTANEIGKRQEVGRGMRLCVNKYGERQDADILGDSVFDTNILTVIASESYENFSKQLQHEIAEVVSDRPVVITANLFVDNVYETAEGGKIKMTVDDGRKIYHQLIKRDYVDDDGKLTDTYFEAKATDTVNFGEQFEPVKAGIIQTLDSVFNPQTIRIDDGRKPKEANFQEEIFKKKQFQELWRRINVKTYYKVDFERAELIQKAVTAIDKNLSVTEIRLVVESGGMDEIPDKETLEAGMAMAREKVDTFHVRETVGSGVAYDLVGRLVADTGLMRKTIVAILKGIKHATFLQFKQNPEEFIRKVGNIINDEKAMAVVQKICYERTNNTYAVDIFTENTVRGKIGVNAIESTKSLYDLVVVDSEGVEKHFAESLEEETDVAVYTKLPRGFYINTPMGHYNPDWAIAFNEGTVKHIYFIAETKGNEWQRSQLRGAEDAKLECAARHFEAISTSGNVVYGVAKDYKTLYDKVMK